TAACACCATTCATGGCAGTATGAGGACGCGTTTCTGGTGGAATATTGCAGCTTTTAGCGATTTCATCTTTTGATAAACCATCTTTTAGAGGCGCTGTTTGCTGTATAGGCATTTCTTTGATGTGCAGAGCCCAGTACATAGAGGCAAGGTCTAGCCAATGGTAGGGCCATTGAAATTTTTCTTGATTTTCTACGCTGATGAGTTGATCAAAAAAAATTCTGTCAAACGAGGGGTTTTGACAGATATAAAGAGAGCCGCCTCGTTTGATGGAACAATTATTGAATAATGTAGTCACTTCTTTAGAAATTACATCTTCAGTTTTTCCAGAATTCATTTTTTCTAGAGTAAAGCCATTGACTTCTAGACTAATAAGGTCACTGGCCTGCCAGGTAGATAGGGGGTGTTGTACAATAGAATCATACTGGCCTACTAGCTTGCCTGTGTAGAGATCTATAATTTTGAGAGCGATTTCTAGCACCCTATGTTTAAAAGGGTTTAAGCCATTTGTTTCAAGATCAAGGAATATGCCTAGCACGGTAAAGCTCCAAGTGAGTAAAGTTTAGGCTTATATATATGGGTAAACTTTTTTTCAATAGGAATTCTTCTTTTCAAACTATCTTGTTTGTTATTAGATTTTTTGATATAACCCTAACCGAGCTTAAGTCCTGGTTACTTAAAAACAAGGAGGTTAAATGAAAGTTTTAAATATAATATTGCAGCTTTATTGGCGTCTACAGTATCCTGTTTCCCTTCCAGAAGATGTTGCAAGAGCCCTTGGTATTCAAGCAAACAACAATCTTGTCTTTACAGATTTTATACGATTACTTACTAGCCCAACAACATCTCCTACAAAACTTGTAAAATATATGTCTCGATTGGATGCTGAGGCAACGTTTGGTTCAGCTCTTCGTAAAGAACGCTTTTCAGGGCATTCACTTTTTTCCTATTACTTTAATAAAGGCTGGCTTGGTTTTTATCTACAGTTTGACCAGCAATCACGTCTTAGACGAGTTTATGTACAGCATAGAGAACTTACTGCTGAACAGGGTTTAGAACTGCCTTTAAAGTCTAGCTTCTAGCATGAGGAAGAGGGGAAATTCCTCTCGGCATCTGTTTTCCATTTTGGCATTTTTGCCAACACTGATTTTATCAGATGCCCACTCCTCTATAGAAGAAATTACAAAGCCTTCTTCTTTAAGAAGTGTTGTATAGTACGAGATAGGAAAGTGAAAGGACCACGTGGTTTTAGATGAGGATCCTTGGCTTGGATTTGCCTGTAAAGGTATTTTTAAAGGAGTTAAGTAGCGGTTAACTCGTCTATATTGGAGCTTGTTATCATTGTCAATGCCCCATGAAGACTGTCTTGGAATGCGAAAACAAGGATGGTTCATAATTATGATGAGAGATCCTTTTTCTTGTAAATGAGCTTTAACATTTTTAAAGACTCCTTGGGGATCTTCCATATTTTGTAGGGCAAGTATAACTAACGCATGAGAAAAATCTTGTCTTTTTAGATTGAAGGGCTTAGTTGCATCAAATTGAAAATAAGTATGAAGAGAAGAGGTGTTATGCCGCTTTGCTGCCTGAATGAGAGCACTTGCTGCATCTACGCCAACATATGTAGCATGAGATGGCAAGCTTCTTGCAAGAACGCCTTGACCGCATCCGATATCTAAAAGAGTTGGATTTTGTATGTTTTCCAAATTCATCAGTTTTAGAAGACGAGGTAAAATAATGTTTTTGTGGTAATAATGTCCGTCCTCTCCAACTGTATTGTCGTACCATTTTGAGACTTCTTGCCAAGATGTATTGGATGATGTTTGAGAGCGAATAGGTTTATTCATGAAGAGCCATTGTTTTTTGAATCAGCAAAGCAGTATAGAGTATAAATAAATAATTATCAATAGCATTATTGTTAGCGTACTAAAAAGAGTTTATGCTACACTCTTCCAAACTGGATTTTTGGGTATATTATTATGGCCGTGCCAAAACAAAAGTTTCGAGAAATTGTTTTGTTGCTTCTTTATAGTTATGATCTTGCCGTCACAACAGAAGATGAGATGCAAGAGCTTGTGATGGAAACTTTAGAAGTAACAAAGAAAAATGTTAA
This DNA window, taken from Chlamydiales bacterium, encodes the following:
- a CDS encoding class I SAM-dependent methyltransferase produces the protein MNKPIRSQTSSNTSWQEVSKWYDNTVGEDGHYYHKNIILPRLLKLMNLENIQNPTLLDIGCGQGVLARSLPSHATYVGVDAASALIQAAKRHNTSSLHTYFQFDATKPFNLKRQDFSHALVILALQNMEDPQGVFKNVKAHLQEKGSLIIIMNHPCFRIPRQSSWGIDNDNKLQYRRVNRYLTPLKIPLQANPSQGSSSKTTWSFHFPISYYTTLLKEEGFVISSIEEWASDKISVGKNAKMENRCREEFPLFLMLEARL